The Leptospira sp. WS39.C2 genome contains a region encoding:
- the alaS gene encoding alanine--tRNA ligase yields the protein MKFKTVKEIARLYTNYFQEKGHTIVPSSSLIPKGDPTLLFTTAGMVQFKPLFTGAVELPYTKAASIQKCVRTTDLEVVGKTERHCTFFEMLGNFSFGDYFKKEAIEYALDFSLNHLEIPKDKIWVTIYLDDDEAKNIWMDAGIPEERIVRLGKKDNFWGPAGDSGACGPCSELYLDRGPEKGGPTCGNNPNCKPGCDCDRYLEYWNLVFNQFNQTVSGELLPLKQTGIDTGSGLERVAMLLQEVDSVYDTDELKTIIQKIVTLSGFQYNESTKQSFRVITDHSRSVFFALGDGIYPDRTGRGYVIRRLIRRASLFARKLGIHEPFLYKLVGTLKDLYSVRYPELKDKTNDIESILKKEEELFLHTLEVGLEELESLLTQLTANKQTLVTGKEGFRLYSTYGFPREMTKELVEDRGFSFDDTGFEEELEKDRDLSRASWKGKKIQYLTGLTASPELKTEFLGYTETKAQGKVLYLFVDGKLVKSAKQGEEVVIVLDKTPFYAEGGGQIGDTGYFKKDGFQFQVQDTQKENDTYLHLGMVLKGNITIGDVVDAEIQTERRQNLANHHSGTHLLNGALRRILGTHVTQKGSIVSADYLRFDFSHPKALSPEEIIQIESDVNEAVSANIPVKTEVLDLNQAKESGALSMFDEKYGSLVRVVSMGEKSKEFCGGTHVTNTKEIGFFAIVKEGSPGAGNRRIEAICGESVVSYFLHQFQTLAAKIETHNLSAKETFGDLKEFGISKDVPSPEDLQSIFLKDGKTAVARLRKLREGLETELEEKVSALFKAKKKLEQQNFQMNPELVDSLLQKAHKYTKGKVVTEVFPSVDAKALKDLADSLKAKEPEILCLFGTTEGESSTLVFMCNKVLNDRGIHCGEMLKESLVMLDGKGGGRPDMAQGGGKKPESVAKSLEFALSLAKTKLS from the coding sequence ATGAAGTTCAAAACGGTAAAAGAAATCGCAAGGTTGTACACGAATTACTTTCAGGAAAAAGGCCATACCATTGTGCCTTCTTCAAGCCTAATCCCCAAGGGGGATCCAACACTTTTATTCACAACCGCAGGAATGGTGCAGTTCAAACCACTCTTTACGGGAGCTGTGGAACTTCCATATACAAAGGCTGCCTCAATCCAAAAATGTGTTCGCACGACAGATCTCGAAGTGGTGGGAAAAACAGAACGCCATTGTACGTTTTTTGAAATGTTAGGAAATTTTTCCTTCGGCGATTATTTTAAAAAAGAAGCCATCGAATACGCGTTAGACTTTTCACTAAACCATTTAGAAATTCCCAAAGATAAAATTTGGGTAACAATTTATTTAGATGATGATGAAGCAAAAAATATCTGGATGGATGCCGGAATTCCAGAAGAACGAATAGTACGCCTTGGTAAAAAAGATAATTTTTGGGGTCCAGCAGGAGACAGTGGAGCTTGTGGCCCATGTTCCGAATTGTATTTAGACAGAGGACCAGAAAAAGGTGGTCCCACTTGTGGCAACAATCCCAATTGTAAACCAGGGTGTGACTGTGACCGTTATTTAGAATATTGGAATTTAGTGTTTAACCAGTTCAACCAAACTGTTTCTGGAGAACTTCTCCCTCTCAAACAAACAGGAATTGATACAGGATCAGGCCTCGAACGTGTGGCTATGTTATTACAAGAAGTAGATTCAGTCTACGACACAGATGAATTAAAAACCATCATCCAAAAAATAGTAACTTTATCGGGTTTCCAATATAATGAATCCACCAAACAATCGTTTCGTGTGATTACTGACCATTCTCGTTCTGTCTTTTTTGCACTTGGGGATGGGATTTACCCTGACCGCACAGGACGTGGGTACGTGATCCGCCGTCTCATCAGACGTGCCTCACTTTTTGCAAGAAAACTAGGAATCCATGAACCATTTTTATACAAACTTGTTGGCACATTAAAAGATTTGTATTCCGTACGTTACCCGGAACTAAAAGACAAAACAAACGACATTGAATCCATCTTAAAAAAAGAAGAAGAACTTTTCCTTCACACACTGGAAGTGGGACTAGAAGAATTAGAATCGTTACTTACCCAGCTTACAGCAAACAAACAAACACTTGTGACGGGAAAAGAAGGTTTTCGTTTGTATTCCACCTACGGTTTCCCTCGTGAGATGACAAAGGAACTTGTGGAAGACCGAGGGTTTAGTTTTGACGATACTGGTTTCGAAGAGGAACTCGAAAAAGATAGGGATTTGTCTCGTGCCAGTTGGAAAGGGAAAAAAATCCAATACCTCACGGGACTTACCGCATCTCCCGAATTAAAAACAGAATTTTTAGGTTATACCGAAACGAAAGCCCAAGGGAAAGTTTTGTATCTCTTTGTAGATGGAAAGTTAGTAAAGTCCGCCAAACAAGGAGAAGAGGTTGTGATCGTTCTCGACAAAACTCCTTTTTATGCAGAAGGTGGTGGGCAAATTGGGGACACAGGGTATTTCAAAAAAGATGGGTTCCAATTCCAAGTCCAAGACACCCAAAAAGAAAATGATACCTACCTCCATTTAGGTATGGTGTTAAAAGGAAATATTACAATTGGAGATGTGGTGGATGCCGAGATCCAAACGGAACGTAGGCAAAACCTTGCCAACCACCATTCCGGTACACATTTGTTAAACGGTGCACTCCGTAGGATTCTCGGAACGCATGTGACCCAAAAAGGTTCCATTGTTTCTGCAGATTATCTCAGGTTTGATTTTTCTCATCCCAAAGCGTTATCTCCGGAAGAGATCATCCAAATTGAATCGGATGTGAATGAAGCGGTGAGTGCCAATATCCCTGTCAAAACAGAAGTTTTGGACTTAAACCAAGCCAAAGAATCAGGCGCTCTTTCCATGTTCGATGAAAAGTATGGAAGTCTTGTGCGTGTGGTTTCGATGGGAGAAAAATCAAAAGAATTCTGTGGGGGAACCCATGTAACGAATACCAAAGAAATTGGTTTTTTTGCCATTGTCAAAGAAGGGAGTCCCGGTGCGGGAAATAGAAGGATCGAAGCCATTTGTGGGGAATCTGTTGTTTCTTATTTTTTACACCAGTTCCAAACCTTGGCAGCAAAAATCGAAACACATAATTTATCCGCCAAAGAAACGTTTGGTGACCTGAAAGAATTTGGAATTTCAAAAGATGTTCCGTCACCAGAAGACCTTCAATCCATCTTTTTAAAAGATGGAAAAACGGCTGTGGCAAGACTTCGTAAATTACGAGAAGGGTTAGAAACGGAACTTGAGGAAAAGGTTAGTGCACTTTTTAAGGCCAAAAAGAAATTAGAACAACAAAATTTTCAAATGAATCCTGAGCTTGTTGATTCTCTTTTGCAAAAGGCACACAAGTATACAAAAGGGAAAGTGGTCACAGAAGTATTTCCTTCTGTAGATGCAAAAGCTCTGAAAGATTTGGCAGACTCACTCAAAGCCAAAGAGCCTGAGATCCTTTGTTTGTTTGGAACCACAGAAGGGGAATCAAGCACCCTTGTATTTATGTGCAATAAAGTACTCAATGACAGGGGCATCCACTGCGGTGAGATGTTAAAAGAATCTTTAGTGATGCTCGATGGGAAAGGTGGCGGACGACCTGATATGGCACAAGGTGGTGGTAAAAAACCAGAATCTGTGGCAAAGTCTTTGGAGTTTGCTCTGTCCCTTGCCAAAACTAAATTATCGTAA
- a CDS encoding MFS transporter, with amino-acid sequence MNQIIFYLAFAFGTFASSCFLYSIVIFTQTLTVVKGYSGIVFFFMFLPFPLFFLYTGYLLDHYSKKWVVVSFQFFLFLAAFLLGGFTSIFETYPLLLLPLAFLNGIGMTTVLPGRMALLREVMESHRLVFHTIAGNLLLIFSFGMSPLAVGWIRDTESYTKLFVILAILHAISMFAFTLLRTFKKEEQTSVTNQKNGLAKRFSEIPSLLENLRTVLDFLKNDPVSKQVMWIAVFSMLALGPIQVVLPQYVKLELGLGELARGSVLVFLGPGLFIGGILTILFHHLEKKGLVLLVVFGLSSFFFLGFIPFYEAKVTSFFLFCFGVSGGILSSLMPAILQKRAEDGIRGRILSLYTVCFQFTPAVSGFLAAILNDNFGSFWTFTGLGLGFLVISFFSLLGYKELRQS; translated from the coding sequence ATGAACCAAATCATTTTTTACCTCGCTTTCGCTTTTGGAACTTTTGCCAGCAGTTGTTTTTTATATTCCATTGTGATTTTTACCCAAACCCTAACGGTTGTAAAAGGATATTCTGGGATTGTTTTTTTCTTTATGTTTTTACCTTTTCCTTTGTTCTTTTTATACACGGGATACCTTCTAGACCATTATTCTAAAAAATGGGTTGTGGTGAGTTTTCAGTTCTTTTTGTTCCTAGCTGCATTTTTGTTAGGTGGATTCACTTCAATATTTGAAACTTATCCACTTCTTTTATTACCTTTGGCTTTCCTAAATGGCATCGGGATGACAACAGTACTTCCAGGAAGGATGGCACTACTTCGAGAAGTGATGGAGTCACACCGTCTTGTTTTTCATACAATCGCTGGGAACTTACTTCTTATTTTTTCATTTGGCATGAGTCCACTTGCTGTAGGTTGGATACGGGATACTGAATCCTATACAAAACTTTTTGTCATACTAGCGATTTTACATGCGATTTCAATGTTCGCCTTTACCTTGTTAAGGACATTTAAAAAAGAGGAACAAACAAGTGTAACAAATCAGAAAAATGGTCTCGCAAAAAGATTCTCTGAAATTCCCTCTTTACTAGAGAACTTACGCACTGTTTTGGATTTTCTGAAAAACGATCCTGTCTCGAAACAAGTTATGTGGATCGCAGTTTTTAGTATGCTTGCTTTAGGTCCCATCCAAGTGGTTCTACCACAATACGTAAAATTGGAATTAGGACTTGGAGAGTTGGCTCGGGGTTCTGTATTAGTTTTCCTTGGACCAGGTCTTTTTATAGGAGGGATATTAACGATCCTTTTCCATCATTTAGAAAAAAAGGGTTTGGTTTTGCTTGTCGTTTTTGGTTTGTCTTCTTTTTTCTTTTTGGGATTCATTCCGTTTTATGAAGCAAAGGTAACTTCTTTTTTCCTTTTTTGTTTTGGAGTTTCAGGTGGAATCCTTTCAAGCCTAATGCCTGCCATTTTGCAAAAACGAGCCGAAGATGGGATTCGTGGGCGGATACTTTCCTTGTATACAGTTTGTTTTCAGTTCACACCTGCTGTTTCTGGATTTTTGGCTGCCATTTTAAATGACAATTTTGGAAGTTTTTGGACCTTCACAGGACTCGGCCTAGGATTTCTTGTGATCTCCTTTTTTTCTCTCCTTGGGTATAAAGAATTACGGCAAAGTTAA
- a CDS encoding YajQ family cyclic di-GMP-binding protein — protein sequence MAQDPSFDIVSKLERPELQNAVSQAMTEIQTRFDFKGSNSEIKITDDQLVLISENEIKLKQVIDVLTTKMAKRGIGLKAFDFDSKVEPATGQSVRMKVKIQNGLDKEQTKQITTLIKDQKLKVQATIQGDSVRVVGKKKDDLQEVMAAIRNANFNFDASFTNFKG from the coding sequence ATGGCTCAAGACCCATCATTTGACATTGTATCAAAACTCGAACGCCCGGAATTACAAAATGCAGTATCCCAAGCGATGACAGAGATCCAAACTCGTTTTGATTTTAAAGGATCTAATTCTGAAATCAAAATCACTGATGACCAATTGGTTTTGATTTCTGAAAACGAAATCAAACTCAAACAAGTGATCGATGTCCTAACTACAAAAATGGCAAAACGGGGGATTGGTCTTAAAGCTTTTGATTTTGATTCCAAGGTGGAACCTGCAACGGGACAAAGTGTTCGGATGAAAGTCAAAATCCAAAATGGTTTGGACAAAGAACAAACGAAACAAATCACAACCCTTATCAAAGACCAAAAATTAAAAGTCCAGGCGACAATCCAAGGGGATTCGGTGCGTGTAGTCGGTAAAAAGAAAGACGATTTGCAGGAAGTGATGGCTGCCATCCGCAATGCAAATTTCAATTTTGATGCCAGTTTTACAAATTTCAAAGGATAG
- a CDS encoding DNA translocase FtsK: MDPKKSVWGWTLPRKDFLPYLFVFSGVFLLLSLFSFQEGEDGSLFNWFGRLGHYIALTLFYLLGKTSFLLAGFVLLLGVLSLRNPDFDALSKALFFPIFLIATTVSLNLLETPMGHVGDSGGILGQFFSWIFSYLFGETGRVLVVFFLYLYFAVIWLEDGAWSYTFSTIHSASEKLYHLMGGRKELPHFKLPSFMESVVSTRRAPVSEVRQKDWFQIQTEGESKEDLAHHFWNVVANEKGKEFQAEKHFPSPSRLSDEDGFTQVRNRETQVQEKPKSQTVVFQNTKSFEGFFDASGNVFRFQKQRSSVISDSKKVSNSNPKLQLIDKRELDEVDSDDTIDSQNLEAIRESKILFQFPEAKWKPKLDKEVSIANLELPKLEPIEQTILGITNELNPRDMQELEDSDLWDESETFEEENEVLLPNDKKSPSLTIPIPESVRLSLVEETGLETEEWEETSEGSETISDSENDEVAEMEEETLETLAVEESSPLVRSNLSAGNFGRKKQALKETKTEQELMFGSMVPKPKLKKGKYYISPRLLASHQVQVANILKNDSELDLIAKKIEESTGHFGIESKVITKERGPIITRYEITIPNGIKLNRIVSLSDEIRAYLEVKNIRIVAPIPGKASIGIEVPNRIREDVFLSEILKDTILQQKAKDLSICIGKDISGKLVMIDIAKLPHLLVAGTTGSGKSVSINAMITSLICTRSPEEVRFIMIDPKMVEMTLYEGIPHLLMPVITDPKKATKALSWAIQEMESRYQMISQLKSRDFKSFNEKVEEYAHAKGFQKLPYIVIFIDELADLMMVSGKDLEEQIQRISQKARAVGIHLVMATQRPSVDVITGVIKANCPARVAFQVAQKTDSRTILDTSGAETLLGKGDFLYRSPTSSDLMRIQAPYIEEKEIDSIVEEAKKQGAPAYVEMNWDDETNIEMASDEDEELFDEAWNIVVTEKKASASYLQRRMRIGYNKAARLMELMEMRGYVSPQIGAKPREILRSA; encoded by the coding sequence ATGGACCCTAAAAAATCCGTATGGGGATGGACCTTGCCTAGGAAGGATTTCCTCCCGTATTTATTTGTATTTTCTGGAGTATTTTTACTGTTATCCCTTTTTTCCTTCCAAGAAGGAGAGGACGGATCACTTTTCAATTGGTTTGGAAGGCTTGGGCATTACATTGCCCTCACCTTGTTTTACCTACTCGGGAAAACTTCCTTTTTACTCGCAGGGTTTGTATTACTTTTAGGTGTCCTTTCGCTTCGTAACCCTGATTTTGATGCCTTAAGTAAGGCTTTATTTTTTCCCATTTTCCTCATTGCCACAACCGTCAGTTTGAACCTACTCGAAACTCCCATGGGCCATGTGGGAGATAGTGGTGGGATCCTTGGCCAATTTTTTTCTTGGATCTTTTCCTATCTTTTTGGGGAGACAGGTCGTGTACTTGTGGTCTTTTTTCTCTATTTGTACTTTGCTGTGATTTGGTTGGAAGATGGGGCTTGGTCTTATACCTTTTCCACAATCCACTCAGCTTCGGAAAAACTCTACCATCTCATGGGTGGCAGAAAGGAACTCCCTCATTTCAAACTTCCTTCTTTTATGGAATCAGTGGTCTCTACCCGACGTGCCCCCGTTTCTGAAGTGAGGCAAAAGGACTGGTTTCAGATCCAAACAGAAGGGGAATCCAAAGAAGACCTCGCCCATCATTTTTGGAATGTGGTCGCAAATGAAAAAGGAAAGGAGTTTCAAGCGGAGAAACATTTTCCCTCTCCTTCTCGTTTGAGTGATGAGGATGGATTCACACAAGTAAGAAATCGGGAAACCCAAGTACAAGAGAAACCAAAATCGCAAACAGTTGTATTCCAAAATACCAAATCGTTTGAAGGATTTTTTGATGCTTCAGGCAACGTATTTCGTTTCCAAAAACAAAGGTCATCTGTAATTAGCGATTCAAAAAAAGTATCCAATTCAAATCCTAAATTGCAACTAATCGATAAGCGCGAGTTAGACGAAGTTGACAGTGATGATACAATAGATTCCCAAAATTTAGAAGCCATCCGTGAATCCAAAATCCTCTTTCAATTCCCTGAGGCAAAATGGAAACCAAAATTGGACAAAGAAGTATCAATTGCTAATTTGGAACTTCCTAAACTAGAACCGATCGAACAAACGATACTTGGAATTACGAATGAATTAAATCCTCGTGATATGCAAGAACTTGAAGATTCAGACCTTTGGGACGAGTCCGAGACATTTGAAGAGGAAAACGAAGTACTTTTACCTAACGACAAAAAATCACCTTCCCTCACCATCCCGATCCCTGAATCGGTTCGTTTGTCCCTTGTGGAAGAAACGGGTTTAGAAACAGAGGAATGGGAAGAAACAAGTGAGGGTTCTGAGACAATCTCTGATTCCGAAAATGACGAAGTTGCAGAAATGGAAGAAGAAACTTTGGAAACTTTAGCAGTAGAAGAATCTTCACCACTGGTTCGTTCTAATTTGAGTGCTGGCAATTTTGGCAGGAAAAAACAAGCGCTGAAGGAAACAAAAACCGAACAAGAACTGATGTTTGGTTCCATGGTGCCAAAACCAAAATTGAAAAAGGGAAAGTATTATATTTCTCCAAGACTACTTGCCTCACACCAAGTCCAAGTAGCCAATATCTTAAAAAATGATTCGGAACTCGACCTAATCGCCAAAAAAATTGAAGAGTCCACAGGCCACTTTGGAATCGAATCAAAAGTCATTACCAAAGAACGAGGTCCGATCATCACTCGTTACGAAATCACCATTCCTAATGGGATCAAACTGAACCGTATTGTTTCCTTGTCAGATGAGATTAGAGCTTACCTCGAAGTGAAAAACATTCGGATTGTTGCACCTATCCCTGGTAAGGCGTCCATTGGAATCGAAGTACCCAACCGTATCAGGGAAGATGTGTTTTTATCAGAAATTTTAAAAGACACCATCCTCCAACAAAAAGCAAAAGACTTATCCATTTGTATTGGAAAGGATATTTCGGGTAAACTTGTGATGATCGATATCGCAAAACTCCCTCACTTACTCGTTGCAGGAACAACAGGTTCAGGAAAGTCGGTGAGTATCAATGCGATGATCACAAGTCTCATCTGCACACGTTCTCCAGAAGAAGTGCGATTCATCATGATCGATCCTAAGATGGTGGAGATGACTCTTTATGAAGGAATCCCACACCTTCTTATGCCTGTGATCACGGATCCGAAAAAAGCAACAAAGGCACTTTCCTGGGCCATCCAAGAAATGGAGAGTCGTTACCAAATGATCTCCCAATTGAAAAGTAGGGACTTCAAAAGTTTCAATGAAAAGGTAGAGGAATATGCCCACGCAAAAGGATTCCAAAAACTCCCTTACATTGTGATTTTCATTGATGAGCTTGCGGACCTCATGATGGTTTCCGGCAAAGACTTAGAAGAACAAATCCAACGTATTTCCCAAAAAGCAAGGGCTGTCGGGATCCACCTCGTCATGGCAACCCAAAGGCCATCCGTGGATGTGATCACTGGTGTCATCAAAGCGAACTGCCCGGCAAGGGTCGCCTTCCAAGTGGCACAAAAAACTGACTCCCGAACCATCCTAGATACGAGTGGGGCGGAAACTTTACTTGGAAAAGGGGACTTTTTGTACCGTTCCCCAACCTCGAGTGACCTCATGCGGATCCAAGCACCCTACATCGAGGAGAAAGAAATTGATTCGATTGTGGAAGAGGCCAAAAAACAAGGGGCTCCCGCATACGTGGAGATGAACTGGGACGATGAAACGAATATTGAAATGGCTTCTGACGAAGACGAAGAACTATTCGATGAAGCTTGGAACATTGTTGTGACGGAAAAAAAAGCCAGTGCCAGTTATTTGCAACGTAGGATGCGAATCGGTTACAACAAAGCGGCAAGGCTCATGGAACTTATGGAAATGCGAGGGTATGTTTCACCTCAAATCGGGGCCAAACCTCGGGAAATCTTACGTTCAGCGTAA
- the rpsI gene encoding 30S ribosomal protein S9: MAQKAVWAVGRRKTSVARAKIASGTGKITVNHKDVKDYIKNGDHLVRRALEPLFVLDARDKYDIALNVSGGGVVGQVGAIRHAVARALVAFNESLKPTLKKEGFLTRDSRMVERKKYGLHKARRGTQFSKR, translated from the coding sequence ATGGCGCAAAAAGCAGTTTGGGCAGTTGGCCGACGCAAAACATCTGTTGCACGAGCAAAAATCGCATCTGGCACAGGAAAAATCACAGTAAACCATAAAGATGTAAAAGATTACATCAAAAACGGTGACCATTTGGTTCGCCGTGCACTTGAGCCTCTATTTGTTTTAGATGCTCGTGATAAGTATGATATCGCACTGAACGTATCTGGTGGTGGGGTAGTTGGACAAGTAGGAGCAATCCGTCACGCTGTGGCACGTGCTCTTGTTGCCTTCAATGAATCCCTCAAACCTACTTTGAAAAAAGAAGGATTCCTCACACGTGATAGCCGTATGGTAGAACGTAAAAAATACGGTCTTCATAAAGCACGTCGCGGGACTCAGTTCTCGAAACGTTAA
- the rplM gene encoding 50S ribosomal protein L13 codes for MELLSKAHKTPSIAKEAVQKQWFVVDATDKTLGRLASQVASRLRGKHKSTFTPNQDCGDNIIIVNASKVAVTGRKREQKIYYHHSRYPGGMTAIAFHKLIQENPERVIMEAVKGMLPKSKLGDQMLRNCRVFAGNDHNLGAQKPLKLELK; via the coding sequence ATGGAACTATTGTCTAAAGCCCACAAGACCCCTTCTATCGCAAAAGAAGCCGTACAAAAACAGTGGTTTGTTGTGGACGCAACTGATAAGACTCTCGGAAGATTGGCAAGTCAAGTCGCTTCCCGACTTCGCGGAAAACACAAATCTACCTTCACACCGAACCAAGATTGTGGAGATAACATCATCATCGTTAATGCTTCTAAAGTGGCTGTCACAGGTCGCAAAAGAGAACAAAAAATTTACTACCACCACTCCCGTTACCCAGGTGGTATGACTGCAATCGCTTTCCACAAACTCATCCAAGAGAACCCAGAAAGAGTGATTATGGAAGCAGTGAAAGGGATGTTGCCTAAATCCAAATTAGGTGACCAAATGTTAAGAAATTGCCGAGTGTTCGCTGGCAATGACCACAACCTAGGTGCACAAAAGCCCCTAAAACTGGAGTTGAAATAA
- a CDS encoding RodZ domain-containing protein — MNTKRVGQILREAREDKKLSVKDVAKETNIAAKYIIALETEDYSQFPAETFALGFLKNYASYLKLDTAMLLNLYRGEQIEESQAPLEELTRPTTTPFSLDRNKIISLVSLFLFVISAYIIYISFEDSASVSMDDENTEVNQSVEPTNSSDIPSGINFVSQSVPENASVPFILTEDRGVSFSVNNQQCKMFIKGVSNGKANLGFNIFPEKNVYFFQTAEGEETILSYKIEELSSLRRDIRVVTQAVTEKSAKVLVTLKEEREGVAVKSPVGDVPIQVTLFFSKPSYVEFVLDGQMGERGLVSAGEVKHLEARDRLEIKVGDGGAVEMVQNGKERVVLGKPGKLVKKIFIRKPNPYDSTQSIIGELGE, encoded by the coding sequence TTGAATACAAAACGAGTTGGTCAGATCCTAAGAGAAGCAAGAGAAGACAAAAAACTTTCTGTGAAAGATGTCGCTAAAGAAACAAACATTGCGGCCAAATACATCATCGCTTTAGAAACAGAAGATTATTCTCAGTTCCCAGCAGAAACCTTTGCTCTTGGTTTTTTAAAAAACTATGCAAGTTACTTAAAACTAGATACTGCCATGTTACTTAATTTGTACCGCGGGGAACAAATTGAAGAATCACAAGCACCACTCGAAGAACTCACTCGTCCCACAACCACTCCGTTTAGTTTAGATCGTAATAAAATCATAAGCCTTGTTTCTCTCTTTTTGTTTGTGATCTCTGCGTATATCATCTACATCAGCTTTGAAGACTCCGCTTCTGTTTCCATGGATGATGAAAACACAGAAGTAAACCAAAGTGTAGAACCTACGAATAGTTCTGACATTCCTTCTGGCATTAATTTTGTAAGCCAAAGTGTTCCAGAAAATGCAAGTGTTCCTTTTATTCTTACAGAAGATCGTGGTGTGAGTTTTAGTGTGAACAACCAACAGTGTAAGATGTTCATCAAAGGTGTTTCCAATGGAAAGGCTAATTTAGGATTTAATATTTTCCCAGAAAAGAATGTGTATTTTTTCCAAACGGCAGAAGGCGAAGAAACCATCCTTTCATATAAAATTGAAGAGCTCTCTTCTTTACGCCGAGACATTCGTGTGGTGACACAAGCTGTTACAGAAAAATCAGCCAAAGTCCTTGTGACCTTAAAAGAAGAAAGAGAAGGTGTCGCTGTGAAGTCTCCTGTGGGTGATGTTCCGATCCAAGTGACCTTATTTTTCTCGAAACCAAGTTACGTAGAATTCGTATTAGATGGTCAAATGGGCGAACGTGGTCTTGTTTCTGCGGGTGAAGTAAAACACTTAGAAGCTCGTGACAGACTTGAGATCAAAGTAGGGGATGGTGGCGCTGTGGAGATGGTACAAAACGGAAAAGAACGAGTGGTCCTTGGAAAACCAGGAAAACTTGTGAAAAAAATCTTTATCCGAAAACCAAATCCTTATGACTCCACTCAGTCCATCATTGGAGAGTTAGGCGAATAA
- a CDS encoding outer membrane lipoprotein carrier protein LolA, whose product MKVWIGFLLLVLGVSLEAQTSPAHNWHSPSEVVKKIKKNFSEIKSYSADFLIKTEDNKKEKQMRGKCFYKRPGKIRYNFAEPEGDEIVSDGKTLHIFIKRLGAVGKQDLTMDRKNSSGPIFTTNSPDGLNRLFRKYHYKFDTIEQPRSVGDATKYFVLDLDQREKIGGFEKMKLFVDSESYLIKKAVATDGRGKVTTISFSNINFSEEIQDGVFNFHMSGNAKIVNNPLVSEN is encoded by the coding sequence ATGAAAGTATGGATCGGATTTTTGTTACTTGTTTTGGGAGTTTCTTTGGAGGCCCAAACAAGTCCGGCTCACAATTGGCATTCACCTTCCGAAGTTGTCAAAAAGATCAAAAAAAACTTCAGCGAAATCAAATCGTATTCCGCTGATTTTCTCATCAAAACGGAAGACAACAAAAAAGAAAAACAGATGCGCGGGAAATGTTTCTACAAACGTCCTGGAAAAATTCGTTATAATTTTGCGGAACCAGAAGGAGACGAAATTGTTTCCGATGGAAAAACACTTCATATCTTTATCAAACGGTTAGGTGCTGTGGGAAAACAAGACCTAACGATGGATCGTAAAAATTCCTCTGGACCTATCTTTACAACGAACAGTCCTGATGGTCTGAACCGCCTCTTTCGCAAATACCATTATAAATTTGATACCATTGAACAACCACGTTCTGTGGGTGATGCCACAAAATACTTTGTTCTCGATTTAGACCAAAGGGAAAAAATTGGTGGATTCGAAAAGATGAAACTCTTTGTGGATTCAGAATCCTATCTCATCAAAAAAGCAGTCGCGACAGATGGTCGTGGCAAGGTAACAACGATTTCATTTTCTAACATTAATTTTTCGGAAGAAATCCAAGATGGAGTTTTCAATTTTCACATGAGCGGGAACGCGAAGATTGTCAACAACCCACTTGTCTCTGAGAACTAA